From a single Brassica napus cultivar Da-Ae chromosome C9, Da-Ae, whole genome shotgun sequence genomic region:
- the BNAC09G20880D gene encoding uncharacterized protein BNAC09G20880D, whose amino-acid sequence MDFDSSGKEASEEETILMEYDEENNQLDVEFCPVEHPVEPEEEDRPVKCPVPTSSSLIHNSTEKSKPGWVKHRASCDTPVYPPPRHVRNVRKRHNSFVEEKNSFFTRSMIPTSTLPSHDEEITTSTRSNVTIYRVLQQVHEFEP is encoded by the exons atggaCTTCGATTCCTCA GGCAAAGAAGCTAGTGAGGAGGAGACAATTTTGATGGAATACGATGAAGAGAACAACCAGCTCGACGTAGAATTTTGTCCGGTTGAGCATCCGGTTGAACCGGAAGAAGAAGATCGCCCGGTTAAGTGTCCCGTACCAACCTCATCTTCTCTCATTCAC AACTCAACCGAGAAATCAAAACCGGGCTGGGTTAAACACAGAGCCAGCTGCGACACTCCGGTTTATCCACCGCCACGTCATGTCCGTAACGTAAGGAAGAGACACAACTCGTTCGTCGAAGAGAAGAACAGTTTCTTCACGAGATCTATGATTCCGACATCAACTCTTCCGTCTCATGATGAAGAAATTACAACGTCTACAAGATCTAACGTTACAATCTACCGAGTTCTTCAACAAGTTCACGAGTTCGAGCcgtga